In the Longimicrobiaceae bacterium genome, one interval contains:
- a CDS encoding SDR family NAD(P)-dependent oxidoreductase has translation MIIRMGAREARQKLSELVGRVHYGGDTVILESSGKPMAAVVPLEMYDRMMAEREARFRVIDEIHAKMPQVPVEEAEADIAEAIAAVRKRNAVRTVLVTGASAGIGAACARAFAGAGGRLVLAARRTDRLEELAAELRDEHGAESHLLELDVRDADAVSAAVDGLPAEWTEIDVLVNNAGLGRGLERVQEGSPAEWDEMVDTNVKGLLYVTRAVVPGMVARGRGHVVNIGSVAGHEVYPGGAVYCATKHAVDAITKGLRMDLLGTGVRVSTVDPGMVETEFSVVRFRGDRERADRVYAGMTPLAPNDVADAVLWCATRPPHVNIDEIVVKPTAQASATLVHRD, from the coding sequence ATGATCATCCGCATGGGCGCCCGCGAGGCGCGGCAGAAGCTCTCCGAGCTGGTCGGGCGCGTCCACTACGGGGGCGACACGGTGATCCTGGAAAGCTCCGGGAAGCCCATGGCCGCCGTCGTGCCGCTCGAGATGTACGACCGGATGATGGCCGAGCGCGAGGCCCGGTTCCGCGTCATCGACGAGATCCACGCGAAGATGCCGCAGGTGCCGGTGGAGGAGGCCGAGGCAGACATCGCCGAAGCGATCGCGGCCGTAAGGAAGCGGAACGCTGTCCGCACCGTCCTCGTCACCGGCGCCAGCGCCGGGATTGGCGCCGCCTGCGCCCGCGCCTTCGCCGGGGCGGGAGGGCGCCTCGTCCTCGCCGCGCGCCGCACCGACCGCCTGGAGGAGCTCGCCGCCGAGCTGCGGGACGAGCACGGCGCCGAGTCGCACCTGCTGGAGCTGGACGTGCGCGACGCGGACGCCGTGTCCGCAGCCGTCGACGGCCTCCCCGCGGAGTGGACGGAGATCGACGTGCTGGTGAACAACGCCGGGCTCGGCCGCGGACTGGAGAGGGTGCAGGAGGGGAGCCCCGCCGAGTGGGACGAGATGGTGGACACCAACGTGAAGGGGCTCCTCTACGTCACCCGCGCCGTGGTGCCGGGGATGGTGGCGCGCGGACGCGGGCACGTGGTCAACATCGGCTCGGTGGCGGGGCACGAGGTGTACCCCGGCGGCGCCGTGTACTGCGCCACCAAGCACGCCGTGGACGCCATCACGAAGGGGCTGCGGATGGACCTCCTGGGCACCGGGGTGCGCGTCAGCACGGTGGACCCGGGGATGGTGGAGACGGAGTTCAGCGTGGTGCGCTTCCGCGGCGACCGCGAGCGCGCCGACCGCGTCTACGCCGGGATGACCCCGCTCGCCCCCAACGACGTCGCCGACGCCGTGCTCTGGTGCGCCACCCGCCCCCCCCACGTCAACATCGACGAGATCGTCGTCAAGCCCACCGCGCAGGCCTCGGCGACCCTGGTGCACAGGGACTGA
- a CDS encoding lysophospholipid acyltransferase family protein gives MFYVRIALGILAFVAASVYGIAIALFRRDRSRVASDYAHLLARLQQPVLGLRVRITGEEKLHAHRPCIFIANHQSVLDVPILAQAFAPGSVVVAKKELRSIPFFGWLYVATGNILIDRADNRSAVGRLKEVEDAILRRKVAVWIFPEGTRGKEAGRLLPFKKGAFHMAVATGAPLVPVVVSPLRPRMDIPARRLEPGNVEIRVLDLIPTAGLGEADVVPLMNEARGRMAAALSDMGVARGLPPAPAQETEVLSTPSARP, from the coding sequence ATGTTCTACGTCCGCATCGCCCTGGGGATCCTGGCCTTCGTGGCCGCGTCCGTCTACGGGATCGCCATCGCGCTCTTCCGGCGTGACCGGAGCCGTGTCGCCAGCGACTACGCGCACCTCCTGGCGCGGCTCCAGCAGCCGGTGCTCGGGCTGCGCGTCCGCATCACCGGCGAGGAGAAGCTGCACGCCCACCGCCCCTGCATCTTCATCGCCAACCACCAGAGCGTGCTGGACGTGCCCATCCTGGCGCAGGCCTTCGCGCCGGGGTCGGTGGTGGTCGCCAAGAAGGAGCTGCGGAGCATCCCCTTCTTCGGCTGGCTGTACGTGGCGACCGGGAACATCCTGATCGACCGCGCGGACAACCGCAGCGCGGTGGGGAGGCTCAAGGAGGTGGAGGATGCCATCCTCCGGCGGAAGGTGGCGGTGTGGATCTTCCCGGAGGGGACGCGGGGGAAGGAGGCGGGGCGGCTCCTCCCCTTCAAGAAGGGGGCGTTCCACATGGCCGTGGCGACCGGAGCGCCGCTGGTGCCGGTGGTCGTCTCTCCCCTCAGGCCGCGAATGGACATCCCGGCGCGCCGCCTGGAGCCGGGCAACGTGGAGATCCGCGTCCTCGATCTCATCCCCACCGCCGGCCTGGGCGAGGCCGACGTGGTCCCCCTGATGAACGAAGCGCGGGGCCGCATGGCCGCCGCGCTCTCGGACATGGGGGTGGCGAGGGGCCTTCCCCCCGCTCCCGCCCAGGAGACGGAGGTACTCTCCACCCCCTCCGCACGGCCGTAG
- a CDS encoding PRC-barrel domain-containing protein, with protein MTHMAESVGPRAEVLRTREFIGWQVWDSQGEKLGTVSDLLIDRSGRVRFLAVDFGIFRRGHVLLPVSQVDWGEDAMVVRWTRDEVRGLPEYEPNRPLTAEMLDELGRSYPRFYGGGGGGAAAPATMPGEVRVVPLKEAKDFKLAAGAPDLRGWEVYAADRRRVGKVSEMLVDPGAMKIRYLDVDLDDDLFTLKEDRHVLVPAEAVDLQERSKDIWIRDLSGDDVAALPAYMGGAVDPLVEERVQAAFGRGERR; from the coding sequence ATGACACACATGGCGGAGAGCGTCGGGCCGCGGGCGGAGGTGCTGCGCACGCGCGAATTCATCGGGTGGCAGGTGTGGGACTCGCAGGGGGAGAAGCTCGGCACGGTGAGCGACCTGCTGATCGACCGGAGCGGCAGGGTGCGCTTCCTGGCGGTGGACTTCGGGATCTTCCGGCGGGGTCACGTGCTCCTTCCCGTGTCGCAGGTGGACTGGGGCGAGGACGCCATGGTGGTGCGCTGGACGCGCGACGAGGTGCGGGGGCTCCCCGAGTACGAGCCGAACCGGCCCCTCACAGCGGAGATGCTGGACGAGCTGGGGCGCTCCTATCCACGCTTCTACGGCGGCGGGGGCGGCGGGGCCGCCGCGCCCGCAACCATGCCGGGGGAGGTGCGGGTCGTCCCCCTCAAGGAGGCGAAGGACTTCAAGCTGGCGGCGGGGGCTCCGGACCTGCGGGGCTGGGAGGTATACGCCGCCGACCGGCGCCGGGTGGGGAAGGTGAGCGAGATGCTGGTGGACCCCGGCGCGATGAAGATCCGCTACCTGGACGTGGACCTGGACGACGACCTGTTCACGCTCAAGGAGGACCGCCACGTGCTCGTCCCCGCCGAGGCGGTGGACCTGCAGGAGCGGAGCAAGGACATCTGGATCCGCGACCTGAGCGGGGACGACGTCGCGGCGCTCCCGGCGTACATGGGGGGTGCGGTGGACCCGCTGGTGGAGGAGCGCGTGCAGGCCGCGTTCGGGCGCGGGGAGCGGCGGTAG